From a region of the Takifugu flavidus isolate HTHZ2018 chromosome 20, ASM371156v2, whole genome shotgun sequence genome:
- the rnf170 gene encoding E3 ubiquitin-protein ligase RNF170 has protein sequence MEDSHCGDYLIQDEDTLIEGVSNQVLFVVVVVVTFLSGLLTLLCRQEEQNIHPENQEHVRVVRQQLQTDQAEDRQQFYTDMSCPVCLQQAVLPVETNCGHLFCGSCIIAYWRYGTWLGAISCPICRQMVTLLFPLFPEHASPQRVQDGEAEPQLILRDINDYNRRFSGQPRSLMDRLRDVPTLLRHAFREMFSVGGLFWMFRIRILLCLVGAITYLASPLDILPEALFGLLGFLDDFFVILLLLVYISIMYREVVTQRLNG, from the exons ATGGAGGACAGCCACTGTGGGGACTACCTGATCCAGGATGAGGACACCCTCATTGAAGGTGTCAGCAACCaggtgttgtttgttgttgtggttgtggtCACGTTCCTTTCTGGCCTCCTCACACTGCTCTGCAG gcaggaggagcagaacatCCATCCTGAGAACCAGGAGCACGTCCGAGTTGTCCGACAGCAACTCCAGACAGATCAG GCGGAGGACAGGCAGCAGTTCTACACGGACATGTCCtgtcctgtgtgtctgcagcaggcCGTCCTGCCCGTTGAAACCAACTGTGGACATCTGTTCTGTG GCTCCTGCATCATCGCCTACTGGAGGTACGGAACGTGGCTGGGAGCCATCAGCTGCCCCATCTGCAGACAAATG GTGACGTTACTGTTCCCGTTATTCCCCGAGCACGCTTCTCCACAGAGGGTCCAGGATGGTGAAGCAGAACCTCAGCTCATATTAAGAGACATTAACGACTACAACCGAAGGTTCTCGGGTCAGCCCAGATCT TTGATGGACAGACTCCGGGACGTTCCCACTCTGCTCCGTCACGCCTTCAGGGAGATGTTCTCTGTAGGCGGCCTCTTCTGGATGTTCCGCATCCGGATCCTCCTCTGCCTCGTGGGCGCCATCACCTACCTGGCGTCGCCGCTCGACATCTTGCCCGAGGCTCTGTTTGGCCTACTGGGCTTCCTGGATGATTTCTTcgtgatcctgctgctgctcgtctACATCTCCATCATGTACAGAGAAGTGGTGACGCAGAGACTCAACGGTTAG